Proteins found in one Lycium ferocissimum isolate CSIRO_LF1 chromosome 6, AGI_CSIRO_Lferr_CH_V1, whole genome shotgun sequence genomic segment:
- the LOC132058798 gene encoding tonoplast dicarboxylate transporter → MNRDETNNNDQKTPLLPVHRSQSMNSIIRSTFSLKNLFTLLGPLLCAIICLFVKMDNAPTTSTNMLGVLAWIFTWWLAEAVPMPITSMSPLFLFPLFGISSADDVAHSYMDDVIALVLGSFILALAVEHYNIHRRLALNITLLFCGDPLNPPLLLLGICATTFFVSMWLHNVATTVMMMPVATGILSRLSSGGGSSGHRNQPNNSDELVTKFCKAVVLGVVYSASIGGMSTLTGTGVNLILVGMWRSYFPQEAPLSFNTWSFFAFPLALVIFLALWGTLCLLYCRKGSSRSLSAYLDKAHLKRELELLGPMAFAEKMILTVFSILIVLWMTRSITEDIPGWGSLFGGRAGDGTVSVMMATLLFIIPNKKQPGEKLMDWNKCKKLPWNIILLLGAGFAIADGVKSSGLADVLSRALDFLENAPYLAIAPAVCLISATLTEVITSNNATTTIMIPLLVEIAKNMRIHPLLLMIPGAIGAQLAFLLPTATPSNVVGFTTGHVDVRDMIQAGFPLKVAGIVALSLLMPTLGPIVFGTDKPVNNVSRNYLHWCG, encoded by the exons ATGAATAGAGATGAGACTAATAACAATGACCAAAAAACACCACTTCTCCCAGTTCATAGGTCACAAAGCATGAATTCAATTATTCGATCTACTTTTTCACTAAAAAATTTATTCACCCTTTTAGGACCTTTACTATGTGCAATTATTTGCTTATTTGTGAAAATGGATAATGCTCCAACTACTAGTACAAATATGTTGGGAGTTCTTGCATGGATATTTACATGGTGGTTAGCAGAGGCGGTACCGATGCCAATAACTTCCATGTCGCCATTATTTCTCTTCCCCTTGTTCGGAATTTCGTCGGCTGACGACGTTGCACATTCGTATATGGATGATGTTATTGCACTTGTACTTGGAAGTTTCATACTTGCTCTTGCTGTTGAACATTATAATATCCACAGAAGATTGGCCTTAAAT ATAACGCTATTATTCTGTGGGGACCCACTGAATCCACCGCTTCTCCTCTTGGGGATCTGCGCCACTACATTCTTCGTCAGCATGTGGTTGCACAACGTGGCAACCACCGTGATGATGATGCCGGTGGCCACCGGTATCTTATCCCGATTGTCATCCGGTGGCGGTAGCAGCGGCCACCGGAATCAACCGAATAATTCGGACGAGCTAGTCACCAAATTTTGCAAAGCGgttgttttaggggttgtaTACTCTGCATCAATTGGAGGAATGAGTACTTTGACCGGGACAGGTGTCAACTTGATATTGGTTGGGATGTGGAGGAGTTATTTTCCTCAAGAAGCGCCTTTAAGTTTCAACACTTGGTCTTTCTTTGCTTTTCCTTTGGCTTTGGTGATATTTTTGGCATTGTGGGGTACGCTTTGCTTATTGTACTGTAGGAAGGGATCAAGTAGATCACTTTCTGCTTATTTGGACAAAGCTCATTTGAAGAGGGAGCTTGAATTATTAG GTCCCATGGCTTTTGCTGAAAAGATGATTTTAACAGTTTTTTCG ATTCTGATAGTGTTGTGGATGACAAGAAGTATTACTGAAGATATTCCTGGATGGGGATCCCTCTTTGGTGGACGTGCTGGTGATGGAACTGTTAGT gTGATGATGGCAACCTTATTGTTCATAATTCCAAACAAGAAGCAGCCAGGGGAGAAGCTAATGGATTGGAACAAATGCAAGAAATTGCCATGGAACATAATTCTTTTATTAGGGGCAGGTTTTGCCATAGCTGATGGAGTTAAGTCAAGTGGTCTAGCTGATGTACTCTCAAGAGCCCTAGATTTCTTGGAAAACGCTCCCTACTTAGCCATCGCACCAGCTGTCTGTTTAATAAGTGCGACCCTCACCGAGGTCATCACGTCGAACAATGCCACGACGACAATTATGATCCCATTGCTCGTCGAGATCGCTAAAAATATGCGTATTCATCCTCTCCTACTCATGATCCCGGGAGCCATTGGCGCACAGTTAGCTTTCTTGCTCCCCACGGCGACGCCCTCGAATGTTGTAGGGTTTACTACAGGGCATGTTGATGTTAGAGACATGATCCAAGCTGGATTTCCATTGAAAGTTGCTGGAATTGTTGCtctctccttattgatgccTACCCTTG GACCTATTGTGTTTGGAACTGATAAACCTGTGAATAATGTATCGAGGAATTATTTGCATTGGTGTGGCTAG
- the LOC132060458 gene encoding cysteine proteinase inhibitor 6-like has protein sequence MAVKFNSFSFISLSIVVSFTFSHVFAANGDRKLLNSFGHVSNTLALFQSPDGWQPIDVNDPKVVDIAKFAVNTENSLLKDIQLEFDSVSDGQFQVDNNGTTYQLTIVAIEFDEANEYSAVVYENSTDNVSKLISFD, from the coding sequence ATGGCAgtcaaattcaattctttctctTTTATATCTCTTTCAATTGtagtttcttttaccttttCCCATGTTTTTGCAGCAAATGGTGATCGAAAGTTACTGAATTCGTTCGGACATGTGTCGAATACTTTGGCTTTGTTCCAATCACCTGATGGTTGGCAACCCATAGATGTAAATGATCCCAAAGTGGTGGACATTGCAAAATTTGCAGTGAATACAGAGAACAGCTTATTAAAAGACATTCAATTGGAATTTGATAGTGTGTCAGATGGACAATTTCAAGTTGATAATAACGGCACCACTTATCAACTTACTATTGTCGCCATAGAATTCGATGAAGCAAATGAATATTCAGCTGTTGTTTACGAAAATTCCACAGACAATGTTAGCAAACTCATTTCCTTCGATTAA